aatattaatattttttattctattttatttttatttacatactgtgaacttgttgtttttatattttatacttcgtatttttatattttatatttttatccttgtccttttttttgggttcttattccttttcctttttcctttttcaatgGGTCAATACAAACAGtcatgtaagcatttcactgcatatcatactgtgtacgattatgtatgtgacaaataaaatttgaatttgaataagtagtgtatctattaGTATCTATTAGTTTAGAGTCTCACAATagttaaattttattcacacacaaaacataaatagtgaacatttttgactttataaaatgattctctcaagtcttggtgatcAGCCACTATTAAAcgataaagaaagtaagacttCTTTTTTATGTACATAGATTAGTAGCCTACTTGTCACGGACATGCCAGCCACTACAACACTTCCCCGCTCTCTGTCACCAGAACACTAATTGTGCCACCTGCACCTAATTCTCCAGTGACTATTTAAGACTTTCACTCAAgattttcactttcatttaagACTGTGGCAGCGGCGAGTATTGAGACTGATTGCTGTGCATATACCTGCCATTATCTCCATAATATGCCTTGGTTCTATGACTGCCTGAGTTAATTTTGCCTGCCTGAGTTTCCTTATCTTCCTGCCTGATTTTCCTTATCTGCCTGGCAGCATTAGTAAAGTTCTGTTGTCGTGAACTCTCTGCCTCCTCCAGTGTGTGTCCCGAAACAGAACACTCGCCCTATAGTAAAGTGACAGTACCTGAGCAATGCAAGCCCAGGAAGCCGGCATGCCCCCCACACCGGACCCACCACAGATGCAAGCTGGCGCACCTCCACCAACAGATCCAATTGCTGAGCTGACTGCTTCGTTGCGGGAAGCAGTACTGTCGGCGGCTGCTGCCCCGGCTTGTCCGACGGCTAAACCTGGAACATACTCGGGTGAGGTATTGGAGTGTCCGGGATGCATCATGCAGTGTCAGGTGTAATTTGATGTTGTTCCCCAACAGTTCCCTGATGACCGTGCGAAGATCGCCTTTATCCTGTCGTTGCTGTCTGATGAGGCTCGACACTGGGCAGAGGCGCTATGGACATCCCAGAGCCCAACACTTGCCTCCTTGGATGGCTTCTTGGCTCACTTCAAGGTGGTCTTCGGCGCGAGCGCTTCCACTCTCTCTGTGCATGAAGAGCTGTTTACCGTAAGGCAAGCCGGACGAACCGTCCGTGAGTATACGCTTTGTTTCTGCACGCTAGTGGTCTCTAGTGGCTGGAATGAGACGGCACTACTTGCGGCATACCGGCAGGGTCTACGGCCCGAGATCTGACGCCAGATGGCGATATACAATGATTCTGCCGATCTGGAGTCCTTCATGCTCAAAGCGCAGTGCGTGTCGCAACATCTCGCCGCAGTCACCAGGGAGGAAAACGACCGAGCCGATAACTCACTCTGCATGGATTCTTCTGTGCCAGAAGCAATGCAGACAGATGAATACCATCTGTCCACGGGAGAACGTCAGTGCCATCTCCAGCATGGGCTCTGCCCATGAGTACCCTCCAACTCAGTTCTATCATAACCAATCCGCGGTATCATGATGCCACCCTAATTTATGGTTCTCAATCCCTCCTAGTCACTGTGCTATTCGACTCAGGTGCATCTGGGAACTTCATCTCCTCCCGCATTCTCTCCGTCAACCACATTCCTCGTCTTCAAAGCCCAGCACGATACCAAATAACGACCATTCAGGGAAAACCCCTAGGTTGCGGGCTGGTGCAGTGGATCACCCCGGAATTAACCCTTCATATCGGGTGTCTACATGAGGAGACACTCCCTCTCCTGGTATTGGAAGAGGCCCAGGTAGACATCATCCTGGGACGCCCCTGGTTAGCGCTCCATCAGCCCTACATCCATTGGAGCACCGGGAGTATTGACCAGTGGAGCGATCACTGTTTCCAGTCCTGCCTGCGAGCACTCCCAAAACCCGTTTCCGAGACAGCCATACTTGGGGCAACCAGCATCAAGAGCCCTCAACAGGACATCGTGGTGGATCTCCCTACTGAATACTGGGACTACCAGGATGTTTTCAGTAAAGCCGCCACGACGAAACTACCACCACATCGGCCCTGGGATTGTGCTATAACCCTTCTGCCTGAAGCCAAAATGCCCAAGGGGCATATCTATCCTCTGTCCATCCCGGAACAAAAGGGAATGGAAGAGTATGTTTGGGAGGCACTACGCCAAGGCTTTATACGCCAGTCCACTTCCCCGGCGGCTTCCAGCTTCTTTTTTGTAGCCAAAAAGGATGGAGGTCTACGGCCATGGATCGATTACTGAAACCTCAATGCTCAGACAGTAAAGTTCGCCTACCCCCTGCCTCTGGTCCCGGCGGCGCTCGAGGAACACCGTGGAGCTCGCCTTTTCACGAAACTCGACCTGCAGAGCGCCTACAACCTAATACGGATCTGCCATGGAGATGAGTAGAAGACGGCGTTTATCACACCTTCCGGGCACTATGAATATCGCATCATGCCGTGTGGTCTCTCCAATGCCCCCGTGGTGCTTCAGAATTTCATGAATGAGATCTTCCGAGACATGCTCCACCGGTTTGTGATTGTATACATTGACGATATTCTCATCTATTCATCCAACTGGTCGGAGCACATGTCTGACAGGTGCTTGACTGTCTCCGCCGTCACCGTCTCTACTTAAAACTCAAAAAGTATGAGTTCCACCATCCTATCATCCAGTTCCTGGGCTATGTCATCTCCACAGAGGGCATTCAGATGGATCAATCCAAGGTGGAAGCAGTGAGAAGCTGGCCGCAGCCGCACACTATTAAGGATCTTCAGCGCTTCCTGGGGTTTGCAAACTTCTACCAATGTTTCATCACCAACTTCAGTGAGCACACCGCGCCTCTTACCTCCCTGTTATGTAATAAACCTAGGTCACTCCGCTGGACGACCTCCGCAGTTGAAGCTTTTAAAAAGCTGAAAGCCGCCTTCTGTTCGGCACCTATCCTGGTGCACCCAGACCCTAGTTGACCCTCCGTGGTGGAAGTGAATGCGTCAGCCTCCGGAGTAGGAGTGGCACTATCACAACAAGGAGGCAAGCCCCCTGTACTCCGCCCATGCACCTTTTTCTCCAAGAAGCTATCCCCGGCGGAGCATAATTATTTCATCCTGGTCACAAGAATAAGAAAGCCAATGTGCTGTCCCGGATCCATTCCTCAGAGCCTCAACCAGAAAAGGATGCGCCCATACTCCCTCCTGACTTGTTCGTCTGCCCTCTTCTATGGGCCATCGACGAAGAAATTCGTGCCGCCACTACACGGGAACCCGCTCCGCCGGGAGGTCTGGAGGGAAAGTCATATGTCCCAACCTCCCTTCGTGTATCCATTATGGACTCTGTGCACTCCACTCCGGGCTCAGGACACACAGGCAGACGACGCCGTCTACCAGGTCCGGGACATCATGAACTCCAGGTGTCGGGGTGGCCACTTGCAGTATCTGGTTGACTGGGAAGGGTACGGACCAGAGGAAAGGTCGTGGGTGGATCGAGCAGACATTCTCGACCCGTCACTGCTCCGCGAGTTCCACCAGCGCCATCCGGATCGTCCCGCTCCTAGGGGCCGCAGTCGTCCTCGTTGCCTTTCCCAGACATCGGGACATGCccgtgggggggggggtactgTCACGGACATGCCAGCCACTACAACACTTCCCCACTCTCTGTCAAGAGAACACTAATTGCGCCACCTGCACCTAATTCTCCAGCGCCTATTTAAGACTTTCACTCGCCAGTGGCAGCGGCGAATATTGAGACTGATTGCTGTGCATATACCTGCCATTATCTCCGTAATATGCCTTGGTTCTATGACTGCCTGAGTTAATTCTGCCTGCCTGAGTTTCCTTATCTGCCTGCCTGATTTTCCTTATCTGCCTACCAGCATTAGCAAAGTTTTGTTGTCGTGAACTCTCTGCctcctccagtgtgtgtgtcccaaaACACTACTGttctttttggcagaatttattattataatcatcttcattattccctggattttgtatcaccatagtccGTAAATGTATGTAGATACAGGAATCTAAAAAtttcccccattttgtgccCCCTCCCCaccacttctcaaaccaaaatTACACCCTTGATGTCGATCCCTAGTTTCTGCCATGGGTCAGAAGGCAGACTGACAGGCTGAAATTTTGCTGATTTATCATTCATTTGGCAAGTCAAGCAGGAAGAAACCGTGGACTGCACTTGAACATCCATCTCAGGCCACCAAAATAATTCATGCAGCCTCTGTTTGGTTTGAACAATTCCATGGTGGGTCAAGCGCCAGGTTTACCAGCTGACTGCGTAACACcagcacaccatcaacacacagtTCATCATAGATGTGAAAGAAAGATACCAGAACAGGATCCAGCTCACGGCTGTTTTTTGGCCAGCCCTGCCTGATTCATAAACACAGCATGGCTAACTCTGGCCAGGATTCTGAAGCAGAAATGAAATCCTCCACAGACAAAGTAGGCAATCCAGTAACAAAAGCAACCATGTCTGGTTCCACAGCACCATCTGATTCTGTTGGCAATTGCAGCCTGGATAAACAATCATATGTGTAGCAAAGCAAGCACACTGACCACTGGGCAACACACATACCAGCCCGGCCAATGGGGAGCAACACAGAGACCGCAGTCCCATTTGcactgccaggtcctctgcccttGACAGGTCTATCCCAGTGATTTTCACCAGCTCCCAGAGCATCACGATGCCCGAGGTGATGAGAGTCCAGGACAGTGCAGGGATGGTCACACTCGAGATATCCAGTCGCCCATTGTACACCAGAGGCTTTTCAGCAGCCAGTGCAATGTTCTGCAGCCcttgttctattttttttaatacagtaattcattttaattatacaGTAATAATGGTTAAAGTCTGGTAATCTAGAAAtatccagcatttttgtgtctattaaaaactttaaaaatctaaaaaatcttGTCCAACCCCAGTCCTCCAACCAAGTATAATATTCTACAAGCTGttgctctccatactaagtctctgggtccagtgaagagtctctggatgaactggaggtgGAAGGCTGAAGCTCTGCTGGCtagctggaccagcccctgttCTCCTCTgaggaatccagtgtagactgtcccagaagaagtccaccagcagtccctggatgtttgccagcaggttGGGCGGCGGATCCACACATACCAGCTTGTGCGAGAGGGATGATGAAGACCGGTGTTCATCCCCAGTCAGACATTCTTACGACCAGCCACTTCCatctgctcagtctgcccttcacatGCTCTACAGAGCCTtccaaatttttatttaaaaattttattgtttcaAGGTAGACACTCAAAAACTTAAATCCACTTCTTTTCCACACTAAGCCTCCTGGTAATGTAGGTTACCCACCTCCCCACTCCTCAACCAAAATTGCTTCAATTGACCTTAGCAGAAGATAAAatatgaaagtcatttaaaatattcacATCTTTCTGTGTATTATTACTACTAGATCATCTGCATAGTCATGCATTAGCATGTGTAACATTTAAAACAGAGAGATTTAAAAGGGAACAACCTTGCCTTAtacctctgtacactctaaaaggggAACATAAACCActgttaaccttcagtacactctcaatttcactgtacaacaccttgatcatggctataaagcCCGAGTTGAACCTAAAGgtttccagcaccttccaccaCGAATATTCATGCTCAaaccctcctgcagctcaacagAAGCTGACCAATGTTCACACTGTCCCGTATGATATCTAGCCTGCCCTATAACtgcccagaatgccttgtagaactcAAGAGGGAGTTCGTCTATCCCTGATGCCTGTCTATTCTCAATCCCCTGGAGAGCTCATGGAGCTCTTCTAGTGCCAGatctctgtctatctccctGGCCTCTTACTCAGAAAGTTTTTGTAGGTTCGGGAGGAAACTCTCCTTCACCATctgtgcccctgaccactcactgctgtatagcttcgagtagaagcttactgtctgcttgtgaatttcagtgggctccAATTAGAGATCCCCTTattctgtttgcacagcatgtatGAATCTTTTTTGTCCATTATTTTGCTCTAGactgaagaagaaggagaaggagcaTTTAACTTTTAAGGCATGAGCGGACAAGCATCCTCTGTGCTGTGATGTCTAACAGGTAgttcattttagttttttacTTTTGAGGGCTTTAATATGTCTTCAATTAGCTGTGGCCTCCAAATGCTGGagttccactatttctatctctaGAGCACTCAGAGATCTACCAATTTCTATGATGTTGAGAgtgtcttcttcctcttcttattTTGGCTTTTCTCTTCAGTGGTCGCCACAGCAAATCACCTCTCTCCACCTACCCCTATATTCAGTATCCTCCATATACCTCCTTcctggccttcctctttgcctcctgcctggcagctccatgtccaacaatctcctaccaatatactcactccccctcctctgaacatgtccaaaccatcttaatctgacctccctaactttgtcccccaaacatccaacatgagctgtccctcagatgtacttgttcctaatccggtccaaccgtgtcactcccaaagagaacctcaacatcttatGACGTTGAGAGTGTACAGATGACAAAAACTTTGATTTATGTTTTAGTGTAACATCACCGCTGGCACCTCTCCACCTGAGGGAGCCCTCACGCGAGTTCTGACACCACCAGCGAAGGAATGCCTTTGGGTTTAACAGCCATTTAAGCAGTGTGTTCACCATGCTAAAATGCAAAGTATTGCATACAGAGCCATTTTGCCTGTGTTATTTGCTGGTTGctctctgtgttttgacctttgTTTTTGCTTTCTGGCTTTCTGAGTTAGAAAAGGAGCTATCGTAAGCATCTCGAAGCCCTCACCACCGAATACATCACCACTGCCATCTGCTTGGACAACCTCCTATGCCAGCAACACCACTGGTCCCCCCACCACTATAAACCtcaaactacagtacagtggagTACAGCAGGCAATGGGAGAATGGGTCGGATCCAATGCAACTTGGCGGTTCCAGAGTGTCCCCAGAGAAGTGACGGCATCAATTCTGCCAGAATCACTGTTTGTACCATGGGGGCACCATACTCAGGGGTCTGTTGTGGTTTCAGCATTAGTGGACTCCGGGGCAGCCGTCAACCTAATCAACCATCGTCCTACAGAGGATCTTCACCTCCTCAAATGAGCATGCAAGACCCCCCTGTGAGTGACAGCCGTCGATAATCGTCCCATTGAGGAGGGCCTCATCAGACATCAGACCAGCCGACTCACTCTCCAGGTCAGCTATTTACACTTCGAGAAAGCCACGTTCTATGTCATCTCCTCTCCTACTAACCCCATCATCCTGGGCTTCCCCTGGCTTCAGCATCACAATCCTGTCATGTCTTATCAACAGTGTTCTGGgtgccgccattcagctagccgggctaacctTGTGTCGTGcagacagaaatgcagctctaTGCAGTAGGACTCGgggtgacggtgtgtgtgtgtttacatcaacacggaatggtgcaagaactctgtgcttgtgtctaattacTGTTCATAGCtggtggagtttgtgactgttagatgcagaccattttatttacTACAAGAATTCACCACCCTATTCATTGTTGGAGTGCTAAGAAGGCTCTGTGTCAACTCTATGGGGCTATTAGTGAGCTGCAGAATGCACACCCCAACAGACTGTTTATTATAGCTGGAGATTTtgatcatgcaaatctcaagaCATTTGttcctaaattccatcagtatgtggactttgcaaCCAGAGGAGAGAACgcgctggatcttgtttacacaaacattcccagcgcatatcgtgcggagccccgtccccacctcggctactcaaaccacatctctgttatgttgattccagcatacagaccactcgtcagacacaccaaaccggttctgaaacaggttaaaaccttaCCAGCAGGAGCAATCTCTGCTCATCaagactgttttgagtgcactcactaggacatgttcagggaggctgcaaccaacagACTTGGAGAAATGCACATCATCATTGACCAGCTACATTGGAAAGTGCATCAATGACGTGAAtgtctccaagtccatcaccacatgctcaaaccagaagccatggatgaccaCAAAGGTGTGTGCGCTACTAAAatccagagactctgccttcagagctggagacatGGATGCCCTAAGAACAGCATGGGCCAAACTGTCTTGACCCATCAGAGAGGCATAGtgtgcacactcccagagaatccacggccacttccagagcagcaGTGACGCTCGgtgcatgtggcaaggcatccagtccatcaccaactacaggccagctccacctgcctgtgacagtgatgcctcccagatgtgctgaacagcttctacgctTGGTTTGAGGTATGAAATGATGTGACAGtaaggaagaccatccctccttcagaggaccaggtgctctgtctcaccatggctgacatgaggaaaactctacacagagttaacccatggaaagctgctggaccagacaacatttctggcagagtgctcagggaatgtgcagaacagctagcagaAGTCTTCAtggacatcttcaacatctccctgagcagcgctGTCATCCCAACTGGAGCCCCATAGGGCTGcatgctcagtccactgctgttcaatctgctgactcatgactgtgcagcaatgcacagctctgaacacatcatcaagttcaccAATGACACAAGCacggtgggtctcatcagcaagaatgatgagtcagcatacagagaggatttcagcagctaacagcctggtgtaaagccaacaacctgtccctGAACGTGGAGAAAACAacagagatggttgttgacttcaggagaacacagagtgaccattctccactgaacatcgatgggtccaatgtggagatcatcaagagcattAAATTTCTTGGAGTTCAACTggtggaggacctcacctggtaactcaacatcagctccatcaccaagaaagcccagcagcatctctacttcctgtgaaggctgaggaaggctgaTCTCCCACATCCCAttctgaccaccttctacagagggaccatcaagagtatcctgagcagctgcatcgctgcctggtttgggaattgcaccatcTTGAATCGCAAGACCCTGcagtggatagtgaggacacctgaaaagatcatcggagtctctcttccctctattatggagatttactccacacgctgcatccgtaaagcaaacagcattgtggacaaccccacacacactcttacacaccccacacaccccacacacttctgccatctggaaaaagGTAGCGAAGCATTcagacccgcacaaccagactgttgaacagcttcttccctcaggcaatcaggtatctcaatagagaactgaactgagttggacacagtgtcacacacacacacacacacatacacacaacagagaGCTGAAAAAAATGCTCTTATTTTTGTATTGCATATACACtagattggaacacctgatttttacatttttgaggggtgtcccaaaacctttggcaatctAGTGTATATGCAATACAAAAATAAGAGTATTTTTTGAGTGATTGGTTTGACAAAggtataatttttatttaaatatatcttcaagtgaagatATAAAACTAATTCATTGTATTTCCCAAAAAATACCACAAAAAGTAATTGGTCCTCTTCCAGATCATCCTTATGGGGATTTTTGTAttggggataaaaaaaaattaatagccTTTATATTAGACAAATATAACCAAAGAAAAAAGTGTTCTTCCCAAGGAGATGGTGAAGTGGAATCAAGATTATCCTTCACTTATCCTTCACTCAGAATCCATGGTCAGATATGAATAAATGTCATTCCTGATaaagtcattttaaaataatgcatagATAATATCCATGTAATGATTTTATTAGCAAGTTTAAAGAAGGCCTTATACTGTTTTTGTAAAGAGGAGGCAGAAactatttctcatttatttttcacttgcaattataaatattttatcaaaactattttttcttcatgtatTTTATATCCTTCTATCAGTAAAGTCATCTGTTTTCCAGAAGTCAGTAGTGATTCAGTACATGTGCTGAGCTCTAGACTATTTACACACTTCCAGCTCTGTGTCATTGGCTTGGTTTTATTCCACCTGTCTCACATGGTCCATGTCCTGAAGTTCCCCCATAAACCACCTGTGGTTCAGTATCTCCTAGAACGTTTTTCGATTTTCAGGGTGGTGTTCCAGGCACCACCTGATCAGCATGCAGCACTCTGTGTGAGCAGAGCCATGAGACAGAAGTCCAAATCAATAAATAGTCATCAACAAGAAGAAATGCTAGAAAAAGTCATGCTTGTGCATTTTCTCACCATCAGATAGATGACCAGGGAACTTCAGCTTACCCTGGACAATCTTCTCGCTAGTATTAAAGGTCAAGCGCCCACAGACCAGCTTGTACATGAAAACCCCTAGACTCCACATGGTAGCAGAAACTCCAAAATACTCCTGGTACAGAATCCACTCAGGAGttaagagaactctatgcagagttaacccacagaagtctgctggaccaggcaacattcctggcagagtgttcagggaatgtgcagaacaacttgcatcttcaacatttccctGAGCAGCGCTGTTGTTCCtacatgcctcaagacaacgaccattgTCCCTGTGCTGAAGAATTCTACAGTTTTCTGCCTCAATTACTATCATCCCATCGCCCTCACACCCAttgtgatgaagtgcttcgagaggctcgtcatgaggcacatcaagacacagctaccacccttactggaccccttgcagtttgcgtatcgtcctaaccgctccacggatgatgccatcaccacaaccctccatctggccctcacacacctgtacatacatatgaatgctgttcatagacttcagttcagcattcaatacaatCATCCCTTAGCACCTGATTGAGaaactgagcctgctgggcctgaacacctccgTCTGCAATGGATCCTGGACCTGAACTATGTTGTCTAATTAGCAATAGGGTCCTGaagaaacgtttcatttcactgtgtactgtgtcagctatatgtggttgaaatgacaataaaagctcctTGACTtgacaaatctctctctctctacttttgTAGTCAGAGAGGGCCCTCACCTTTAAACAGCCCTTGGAATGTGCTGTTCTCTACATTATATTCTGTGCTctaatctttttcttcttctttttctttcagcttttcccttcaggggtcacgacagtgaatcatctctctccacctatctttGGCaccctcaacacttacacccactagcttaatatcctcatttattacatccatatccctcctctttgtccttcctcttttcctcctgcctggcagctccatgtccaacattctcctaccaatatactcactctccctcctctgaacatgtccaaaccatcttaatctgtcctccctaactttgtcccccaaacgtccaacatgagctgtccctctgatgtactcgttcctaatcctgtccaaccgtgtcactcccaaagagaacctcaacatcttatGATGTTGAGAGTGATTTGTTTTTTAGTGTAACATCACCGCTGGCACCTCTCCACCTGAGGTGGCCCTGTTTGGCCAAGATATTACAGGGACgtctcaaaaaattagaatatcatgaaaaaggtaaatattttttgtcactcactTTAGAAAGTGAAACCTATATATTGTATAGATTCATTaaacatagagtgaaatatttcaagcctttatttcttgaaattgtgatgattatggcttacagataaggaaaacccaaaattctgtgtctcagaaaataaGAAgactaaagaaaaataatttcgCCTTACTCAATAAACTCACCTCTTCCTTGACTCTGATGTCCAACCACGGAAATACATCCAAGTCTTATATCGGGGTCACATCTCTTGGCTAACTTTAAGTCTAGCTCCTGCTGAAGTTGCATTGCCACACCATAATACACAAGTTGATCCAACTTTGAAAATTCCCTGCATTACTTTGTCAACAGCAGTGTTAGAAGTTGCCCCTGTGGGTGTCTGTCTACTTCCAGCAGTTCCAACATCCAACATTTGCGACATTGTTGGGAAAACCATTGGAGAATTCAAAACATTGGTTAAGAGACCAATAGCTTCATTAAGTTTCTGTCTATCCATGTTTGCTGCTTGATCGGGAAGGCAGGACACCGGCATGAAATCCCTCAACATTAGCCAATCACAAACTGAGAATTTAGTGCTATTTCCTTCATAATCAAAGCACCGTACGTTTCAatcaaactctctcacacacaccatgttcatTGACATATCCAGTCCTTTTGTCTTACATTCACTGCCATTATTAAACTCTCGTGCATGTACTATTATTCTGTTTGATGTAGTTTATTATTCTCTCTTGCATAACTCAATATGTAagattatatggtgtgtataagAATAAAGTTATCTGTGTTGGGAGtgacatattgtgtgtgtgtgtgtgtgtgtgtgactgtgaagGTAAGAGGGTATattagtgtgcatgtgtgagtatagatgtacactatattgccaaaagtattcactcacctgccttgactcacatatgaacttaagtgacatcccattcctaatccatagggttcaatatgacgtcggtccaccctttgcagtgataacagcttcaactcttctgggaaggctgtccacaaggtttaggagtgtgtttatgggaatttttgaccattcttccagaagcgcatttgtgaggtc
This DNA window, taken from Hemibagrus wyckioides isolate EC202008001 linkage group LG06, SWU_Hwy_1.0, whole genome shotgun sequence, encodes the following:
- the LOC131353883 gene encoding uncharacterized protein LOC131353883, translated to MPCGLSNAPVVLQNFMNEIFRDMLHRFVIVLDCLRRHRLYLKLKKYEFHHPIIQFLGYVISTEGIQMDQSKVEAVRSWPQPHTIKDLQRFLGFANFYQCFITNFSEHTAPLTSLLCNKPRSLRWTTSAVEAFKKLKAAFCSAPILVHPDPS